A genome region from Pseudorca crassidens isolate mPseCra1 chromosome 20, mPseCra1.hap1, whole genome shotgun sequence includes the following:
- the HSBP1 gene encoding heat shock factor-binding protein 1, protein MAETEPKTVQDLTSVVQTLLQQMQDKFQTMSDQIIGRIDDMSSRIDDLEKNIADLMTQAGVEELDGENKIPATQKS, encoded by the exons ATGGCAGAGACAGAACCCAAGACCGTGCAGGATCTCACCTCGGTG GTGCAGACACTCCTGCAACAGATGCAAGATAAATTTCAGACCATGTCCGACCAGATCATTGGAAGAA TTGATGACATGAGCAGTCGCATTGATGACCTGGAGAAAAACATCGCAGACCTCATGACACAGGCTGGGGTGGAAGAGCTGGACGGGGAAAACAAGATCCCTGCCACACAGAAGAGTTGA